The Schizosaccharomyces pombe strain 972h- genome assembly, chromosome: I genome contains a region encoding:
- the sap145 gene encoding putative U2 snRNP-associated protein Sap145, with translation MAEIQTAQNPLKELEKILERNNKQKNKKSRNQVRREKKKLLREKTNSGAKLAEKNSDDKDQLTENNDNLYNDKKSNGNFYDTNKTDSVDGMVYTTIVDSVELDPNDPLIEQFKDVFNRFKADGQEKDFEDTDKGQIMYSDDEILSEGEEDALQKQQEEKLSKKKLRKLKRMTVAQLKMLSEKADVVEWWDVSSLDPLFLTHLKAYPNTVPVPRHWNQKRDYLSGQRGIERQLFELPSYIRATGIVQMRNAVHENEADMPLRQKMRERVQPKMGKLDIDYQKLHDAFFRYQTKPVLTGFGECYFEGKELEADVKEKRPGDISEELREALGIAPGAPPPWLFAMQRYGPPPSYPDLKIPGVNCPIPTGAQWGFHPGGWGKPPVDQFNRPLYGDVFGNVKPRIHAGTGSPVSTQHWGELEEFEEEESSEEEESEDVEYPTEEITERETIEEYQSASEPRSQREDLHAEPLTYFNQSNVEVDNVELRKNTQPSSDAANRDLYQVLPEKSTNISGFMGPQHQYDIPTAEDTLPQKRNAHSMLSSTNKGDVALNQSSNWQDELSELVSEQAMKVGAAKRQKTQSKRDKFRL, from the coding sequence atggCTGAAATACAGACAGCTCAAAATCCTTTAAAGGAACTGGAGAAAATTTTAGAGAGGAATaataagcaaaaaaataaaaagagcAGAAACCAAGTTCGTcgagagaaaaaaaaattactacGTGAAAAGACAAATTCTGGTGCTAAATTGgcagaaaaaaatagtgaTGACAAGGACCAGTTGACTGAAAATAATGACAACCTATacaatgataaaaaatctaatgGAAACTTCTATGATACAAACAAAACTGATAGTGTTGACGGGATGGTCTATACTACAATCGTCGATTCTGTAGAATTAGATCCTAATGATCCGCTAATAGAGCAATTTAAAGATGTCTTTAATCGTTTCAAAGCTGATGGtcaagaaaaagatttcgAAGATACCGACAAGGGCCAAATAATGTATTCTGACGATGAAATTTTGAGTGAAGGCGAAGAAGACGCTTTACAAAAACAACAGGAGGAAAAACttagtaaaaagaaattgagaaagTTAAAAAGGATGACTGTTGCTCAACTGAAGATGCTCTCCGAGAAAGCAGATGTCGTCGAATGGTGGGATGTTTCGTCGCTTGATCCTTTATTCCTCACACATCTAAAAGCATATCCTAATACTGTTCCTGTTCCCCGTCATTGGAACCAAAAAAGAGATTACTTGAGTGGCCAAAGAGGTATAGAACGTCAACTCTTCGAGTTACCCTCGTATATTCGTGCTACTGGCATAGTTCAAATGCGTAATGCTGTGCATGAAAATGAAGCTGATATGCCTTTGCGTCAAAAAATGCGTGAGCGTGTCCAACCAAAAATGGGAAAGCTTGACATTGATTATCAAAAGCTTCATGATGCCTTCTTTCGCTACCAAACAAAACCGGTGCTAACCGGTTTTGGCGAATGCTattttgaaggaaaagaattaGAAGCTGatgtgaaagaaaagaggcCCGGCGACATTTCGGAGGAGCTCCGTGAAGCCTTGGGAATTGCTCCAGGAGCACCTCCTCCTTGGTTATTTGCTATGCAGAGATACGGGCCTCCTCCAAGTTATCCAGATCTTAAAATTCCCGGTGTGAATTGTCCAATTCCGACTGGAGCGCAGTGGGGATTTCATCCTGGTGGTTGGGGAAAACCTCCTGTGGACCAATTTAATCGTCCTCTTTATGGCGACGTGTTTGGTAATGTCAAACCTCGAATACATGCTGGTACAGGTTCGCCTGTGAGCACTCAGCATTGGGGTGAATTGGAGGAGtttgaggaagaagaatctAGTGAAGAGGAAGAGAGCGAAGACGTAGAATATCCTACTGAAGAAATTACTGAACGTGAAACGATTGAGGAATATCAGTCAGCGTCAGAGCCTAGGTCACAGAGGGAAGATTTGCATGCAGAGCCCTTAACGTATTTTAATCAATCTAATGTAGAGGTTGACAATGTTGAATTACGAAAAAATACTCAACCAAGTAGTGATGCTGCTAATCGAGACTTATATCAAGTTTTACCTGAAAAATCTACTAATATCTCAGGTTTCATGGGTCCTCAGCATCAATACGACATTCCTACCGCTGAAGATACTCTTCCACAAAAAAGGAATGCACATTCCATGCTCTCATCAACCAACAAAGGAGATGTTGCGTTAAATCAAAGTTCTAATTGGCAAGATGAGCTTTCGGAGTTGGTGTCTGAGCAGGCTATGAAGGTTGGTGCTGCGAAACGACAGAAAACACAAAGCAAGAGAGACAAGTTTCGtctttaa
- the plc1 gene encoding phosphoinositide phospholipase C Plc1 produces the protein MNCEMVTSPESVNLGDSNRAVSPFCLPDCSENAVAQTRSKTLDNAALDLPYVGNRKKSEQDFFKMLSSRDRDAHSTLRKRSNSLSSFLSTKSTSASENKFHGGLNWLSLKLNLLLRLQGRMNSARTNTSMNPYSCDSNENLSTLSSVNQNFNSRQLLATIVPESIQNGCSLLRITKKKVRQRKVSLDPISGYLMLDKNTGKAYKKLCVDDIKEIRQGRDARNYREQYKISSENEKRWFTIIYCADNKLKAMHMISPTLDAHNQWIMALEGLKTYRLNEFIIGLNLVCHQGEKMIDYSENLNPWEKLEKEQSAQLDLGDVHRMCQMLHLNASMEFLEETFQKADADHSGKLSFEEFQHFVSLLKTRSEIVDIFKEYTSGSDKMSLEQFRHFLSTSQKARLDSDSIRTLYVSFCSNDDSKMGLIEFTSFLLSPHNSPVVPVIQDMSRPLNEYLISSSHNTYLLGKQFGGESSIEGYIRSLQRGCKCIEIDCWDGPNGPVVCHGHTFTSMIKFNDVIDAIRKYAFVVSPYPLFISLEIHCCPDQQRQMVSYMKQAFGDTLVMKPVTANESVLPSPEDLLNKILLKVKCSATPLHQFSTDILKVGITDSSTDTTESSELENSELTGLRKGKRRMKNIIVQELQQLAPYARSLKFRNFSLPESKTYSHIFSFSERTIKKHGKAMVPRLSKHNLRYLCRVYPGPLRVGSTNFNPQVYWRLGVQMVALNWQTYDTGLQINDALFIADPPTGYLLKPPCQRIIGTTVGEEGLPRKIKLTIDVISGQQLRRARELSNSETLSPYVEIQVHSMEESPFRWCSKVVHENGFRPFWGETMVYESIISDDFYSMIRFLVHHRGSNGNDSIFANFTCPIDRLQQGYRHIRLLDMQGENLLFSSLFLKIKKEDI, from the coding sequence ATGAATTGTGAAATGGTAACGTCGCCTGAATCGGTCAACTTAGGAGACTCCAACAGAGCAGTAAGTCCATTTTGCCTGCCCGATTGCTCAGAAAACGCAGTTGCTCAGACGAGGAGTAAAACCTTAGATAATGCTGCTTTGGATCTCCCATATGTTGGCAATAGGAAGAAATCGGAGCAGGATTTCTTTAAGATGCTATCATCAAGGGATCGCGATGCTCATAGTACTCTACGTAAACGATCAAATTCTTTATCTTCTTTTCTGAGTACGAAATCGACATCAGcttcagaaaataaattccaTGGAGGATTGAATTGGCTTTCTCTGAAGTTAAATCTTTTGCTACGCTTGCAAGGTCGAATGAATTCTGCGAGAACAAATACTTCAATGAACCCTTACTCATGCGATAGTAACGAAAACTTATCTACTCTGAGCTCGGTGAATCAAAACTTTAATTCTCGACAGCTATTAGCTACTATAGTCCCTGAATCTATTCAAAACGGATGCTCTTTACTTCGTATAACCAAGAAAAAGGTGCGCCAACGTAAAGTCTCTTTAGACCCTATATCTGGATATCTTATGCTGGACAAGAATACTGGTAAAGCTTATAAGAAGCTTTGTGTTGATGacattaaagaaattcGACAGGGCCGCGATGCTCGTAATTATAGAGAACAGTACAAAATTTCTTCTGAGAACGAGAAACGCTGGTTCACAATTATATATTGTGctgataataaattaaaggCTATGCATATGATATCTCCAACTTTAGATGCGCATAATCAATGGATTATGGCTTTAGAAGGTCTAAAAACTTATCGATTGaatgaatttattattgGACTTAATCTCGTTTGCCATCAAGGTGAAAAAATGATAGATTATTCAGAGAATTTAAATCCCTGGGAAAAGTTAGAAAAGGAGCAAAGTGCACAGTTGGATCTAGGAGACGTGCATCGCATGTGCCAAATGCTACATTTGAATGCATCAATGGAGTTTTTAGAAGAAACATTTCAAAAGGCAGATGCTGATCATTCTGGAAAGCTaagttttgaagaatttcaGCATTTTGTAAGccttttaaaaacaagatCCGAGATTGtagatatttttaaagaatataCATCTGGCTCTGACAAGATGTCTTTGGAACAGTTTCGTCACTTTCTATCAACTTCTCAAAAGGCTCGTTTGGATAGTGACTCAATTAGGACTTTGTATGTCTCTTTTTGCTCAAATGATGATTCAAAAATGGGTTTGATAGAATTTACTTCCTTTCTACTTTCTCCTCATAATTCTCCAGTAGTTCCTGTGATACAAGATATGTCGCGACCACTGAATGAATACTTAATTTCTTCGTCGCATAACACTTATTTACTAGGTAAGCAGTTTGGTGGAGAAAGTTCAATTGAAGGTTATATCCGTTCGCTACAGCGTGGCTGCAAGTGTATTGAAATCGATTGCTGGGATGGACCGAATGGTCCTGTAGTTTGTCATGGACATACATTTACTTCTatgataaaatttaatgatgtTATTGATGCTATACGAAAATATGCTTTCGTCGTTTCACCTTATCcattattcatttctttgGAAATTCATTGCTGCCCTGACCAACAACGTCAAATGGTTAGTTACATGAAACAAGCATTTGGGGATACTTTGGTGATGAAACCCGTTACCGCTAACGAATCAGTTCTTCCTTCACCCGAAGATTTACTGAACAAAATTTTGCTGAAAGTCAAATGTTCAGCAACACCATTGCACCAATTTTCGACAGACATACTGAAGGTTGGGATAACTGATTCTTCGACTGATACTACCGAATCATCGGAGCTAGAAAATTCAGAATTAACAGGGTTAAGGAAAGGTAAAAGACGGatgaaaaatatcattGTGCAGGAATTGCAACAGCTTGCACCTTATGCCCGATCATTGAAATTtcgaaatttttctttaccgGAATCAAAAACGTATAGCCACATATTCTCATTTTCGGAAAGGACTATAAAAAAGCATGGAAAAGCTATGGTTCCAAGACTTAGCAAACATAATTTACGCTATTTGTGTCGTGTATACCCTGGCCCATTGAGAGTAGGAAGTACAAATTTTAATCCTCAGGTGTATTGGCGCCTGGGTGTGCAAATGGTTGCTCTAAACTGGCAAACTTATGATACAGGtcttcaaataaatgatgCTTTGTTTATAGCTGATCCTCCGACTGGGTACTTGTTAAAGCCACCTTGTCAACGAATAATTGGTACAACAGTTGGCGAAGAAGGACTTCCtcgtaaaataaaattaacaataGATGTCATATCTGGGCAACAACTTAGAAGAGCTAGAGAACTTTCTAATTCTGAAACTCTCAGCCCTTATGTTGAGATCCAAGTTCATTCAATGGAAGAATCTCCTTTTCGTTGGTGTTCCAAAGTTGTGCACGAAAATGGATTTCGACCTTTTTGGGGAGAAACCATGGTTTATGAGAGTATAATTAGTGATGACTTTTATTCCATGATCCGATTTCTCGTCCATCATCGAGGAAGTAATGGAAATGACTCTATATTTGCTAATTTTACTTGTCCGATTGACAGACTGCAACAAGGCTATAGACATATTCGTTTATTGGATATGCAAGGCGaaaatttgttattttcgagtttgtttttgaaaattaaaaaagaagacaTTTAG
- the shf1 gene encoding histone H2B-K119 ubiquitin ligase complex (HULC) subunit Shf1, whose translation MSSRRNDYHYDGNDHQYRSPLKSNVDQNSFYESSYRSRQSYHQRTKTPRSSYDSPSSSTNSKEHNSPYHYRVPSNNSTRASFGAASTDTNVELPKINLPDSSLSSKLQSCKSACENSSQSLLNVEQQYAQQVHFWEKIRTDIYREGLRSDAAVKSLNDFVNNVSF comes from the coding sequence ATGAGCAGCAGAAGAAATGACTACCACTATGATGGAAACGACCACCAGTATCGTAGTCCTTTGAAATCAAACGTTGATCAAAACAGTTTTTATGAATCTAGTTATAGGAGCCGACAATCCTACCATCAAAGAACAAAAACACCCAGATCTAGTTATGATTCACCCTCTTCATCTACAAATTCCAAGGAACACAATTCTCCCTATCATTATAGAGTCCCTAGCAATAATTCAACAAGAGCGTCTTTTGGGGCAGCTTCTACGGATACGAATGTAGAATTGCCGAAGATTAATCTTCCAGACTCGAGTTTGTCAAGTAAACTTCAAAGCTGCAAGTCTGCGTGCGAGAATTCATCCCAGAGTTTATTGAATGTCGAACAACAATACGCTCAACAAGTACATTTTTgggaaaaaattagaaCGGATATATACCGAGAAGGTCTACGTAGTGATGCAGCTGTAAAAAGCTTAAAcgattttgtaaataatgtCAGCttctaa
- the caf16 gene encoding CCR4-Not complex subunit Caf16 has translation MEVTVSNLSYTFSPKQPLSLDHVTLDLPKGSRTLLVGANGAGKSTLLKLLSGKSLAKAGHISVGGKDPFRESSSAFVYLGTEWVNNPVIHRDMSVARLIASVGGDKFAERRDFLISILDIDLRWRMHAVSDGERRRVQLCMGLLRPFEVLLLDEVTVDLDVLARADLLNFLQEETEVRNATIVYATHIFDGLAEWPTHLVHLSLGRIVDYGPISKFGALMTRSSTGNSALLETCLEWLKEDKKNRGTREEEKRSTWDDVQESLKVGTDVFTDYFKISRAK, from the exons ATGGAAGTAACTGTTTCAAACCTCTCTTACACGTTTTCTCCAAAGCAGCCTTTAAGTCTTGATCACGTAACTTTAGATCTTCCTAAAGGATCAAGGACTTTACTTGTTGGAGCCAATGGAGCTG GAAAATCAACTTTACTTAAACTTTTATCTGGAAAATCGCTTGCGAAAGCAGGACATATATCGGTGGGTGGTAAAGATCCTTTTCGTGAGTCTAGTTCTgcatttgtttatttagGAACTG AATGGGTTAACAACCCTGTTATACATAGGGATATGAGTGTTGCACGATTAATTGCTTCTGTTGGAGGAGATAAATTTGCCGAACGTAGGGATTTCTTGATTTCAATTCTTGATATAGATCTTCGTTGGCGAATGCATGCAGTGTCCGATGGTGAAAGACGACGTGTTCAACTATGTATGGGACTTCTGCGTCCATTTGAAGTACTTTTACTTGATGAAGTAACTGTAGATTTGGATGTTCTTGCCCGGGCagatttgttaaattttttgcaagaGGAAACGGAAGTAAGGAATGCTACTATTGTTTATGCAACACATATATTTGATGGTTTAGCTGAGTGGCCAACTCACTTGGTCCATCTCAGTCTTGGGCGTATCGTGGATTATGGACCAATATCCAAGTTTGGTGCTCTGATGACAAGGTCCTCTACGGGAAATAGCGCCCTTCTAGAGACATGTTTGGAATGGCTCAAagaagacaaaaaaaatagggGAACTCGAGAAGAGGAAAAGCGTAGTACCTGGGACGACGTTCAAGAATCATTAAAAGTTGGAACTGATGTATTTACTGATTACTTTAAGATTTCCCGAGCAAAATAG
- the rrp16 gene encoding rRNA processing protein Rrp16 has product MGIKERNAPSQYKQSSRKNKRAWRKNIDLEDIESGLEQTRDEEIKGGNVEHKPNDALFVIDTLGDDRIAKRSRKKIKPLKVDQILENKSSIEKVHSHLTNNSTESNKKGKIFSRKELNRLQALVYKNKDGLTATSAASELKNTKQPKESYDVWETNPTVTIPVKRPSTLSKLPESLTENNAKVPNVVIADPGMSYNPDAAAWMKLLDTKGSEELKKEQKRISELEEKERIQKKAFEDKGLVSDQDVNHSIDSDDQSEHEQAETPIPSSKNKRKTRSQRNKIRQRREEELRLLEQKKNEELLRTIDKAPAISKKLQQKDKAEKFSNKAVSSSTTEIKLKKKKFGKHRLPNNPLEIKLGDELTSSLRELKPEGNLFADRYLSLQQRAMVPPSLPVLKKSKYRAKIKEKYSHKDFHLQKNSI; this is encoded by the exons atggGAATCAAAGAGAGGAATGCACCTTCTCAATATAAACAATCATCTCGTAAAAACAAACGAGCATGGAGgaaaaatattgatttgGAGGATATCGAGTCTGGTCTAGAGCAGACTAGAGATGAGGAAATAAAAGG TGGAAATGTCGAGCACAAGCCGAATGATGCTTTATTTGTAATTGACACTCTTGGTGATGATAGAATTGCAAAAAgaagcagaaaaaaaattaaaccaTTAAAGGTTGATCAAATTCTTGAAAATAAGTCTTCCATAGAAAAAGTTCATTCTCATTTAACGAATAATTCAACTGAAAGCAataagaaaggaaaaattttttctagaAAAGAACTAAATAGACTACAAGCTTTGgtgtataaaaataaagatggTTTAACCGCAACTTCTGCTGCTAGTGAGCTCAAAAATACCAAACAACCAAAGGAAAGTTATGATGTTTGGGAAACAAACCCAACAGTTACTATACCTGTTAAAAGACCTTCTACATTATCTAAACTACCCGAATCTTTAACTGAGAATAATGCAAAAGTCCCAAATGTTGTTATCGCTGATCCAGGAATGTCATACAATCCTGACGCTGCAGCTTGGATGAAGCTACTTGATACCAAAGGTTCAGAGGAACTTAAGAAAGAACAGAAAAGAATTAGTGAATTAGaggaaaaggaaagaataCAGaagaaagcttttgaaGACAAGGGATTAGTTTCAGACCAAGACGTTAATCACAGCATTGATTCTGATGACCAGTCTGAACACGAACAAGCAGAAACTCCGATCCCTTCTTCGAAGAACAAACGAAAAACCAGGTCTCAAAGAAATAAGATACGCCAAAGAAGAGAGGAGGAGCTTAGATTACTtgagcaaaagaaaaatgaagagcTTCTGAGGACGATCGACAAAGCTCCTGCAATATCCAAAAAACTGCAGCAAAAGGATAAAGCTGAGAAATTCTCTAATAAGGCTGTTTCTTCTAGCACAACTGAAATCAaactgaagaagaaaaaattcgGTAAACATCGATTGCCTAACAACCCACTTGAAATAAAGTTGGGAGATGAGCTGACTAGTTCCCTTAGAGAGCTGAAGCCTGAAGGAAATTTGTTTGCCGATCGCTATTTAAGTTTACAACAAAGAGCAATGGTTCCTCCATCTTTGCCAGTATTGAAGAAATCAAAGTATCGTGCAAAGATCAAGGAAAAATATAGTCACAAAGACTTccatcttcaaaaaaacagtatataa